The proteins below come from a single Campylobacter sp. CCUG 57310 genomic window:
- a CDS encoding glycosyltransferase family 4 protein: MNILHTETLYNWGGQQNKVINEMVLSRELGHNAMLFCNPNSQISEVAKEKGFEVFECKMSKKTYHKSIPVLCKIIKDKNINLVITNGSTDSWVGAIAGVFYRKKGVKFARERHNQFPIKSNISKFMHKRLFDKIISVSPPICAYLKDIGVDENKIFYMPTTVDFNDLNSSNSTFKQEFNIPKEAITVGMFSALYKKKGVYEFADSLKKAMTENENIWGVFGGGIKDNVKEEILSGFQKDLRNKIIFTGFRKDVANIIKGIEIFVFPSHTEGLPTALLEAMALSRPIVAFDIEPMNLLLKDRGVCVKFKDTDALTKAINLYTKDKNLAKQNGKNASMFVKQNYDIQTAKDNIKKFLESL; the protein is encoded by the coding sequence ATGAACATACTGCACACTGAAACGCTTTATAATTGGGGCGGTCAGCAAAACAAAGTAATAAACGAAATGGTTTTATCGCGCGAGTTGGGGCATAATGCAATGCTGTTTTGTAATCCGAATTCTCAAATTTCAGAAGTCGCCAAAGAAAAAGGATTTGAAGTTTTTGAATGCAAGATGAGTAAAAAAACTTATCATAAAAGCATTCCTGTACTGTGCAAAATAATCAAAGACAAAAATATCAATTTGGTTATAACAAACGGCTCAACAGATAGTTGGGTAGGTGCCATAGCAGGAGTGTTTTATCGTAAAAAAGGAGTTAAATTTGCCAGAGAGAGGCACAATCAATTTCCTATCAAAAGCAATATTAGTAAATTTATGCATAAAAGGCTATTTGATAAAATAATATCCGTAAGTCCGCCAATATGCGCTTATTTAAAAGATATAGGAGTAGATGAAAATAAAATTTTTTATATGCCTACCACTGTTGATTTTAATGATTTAAACAGCTCAAACTCTACTTTTAAACAAGAATTTAATATACCAAAAGAAGCTATAACCGTAGGAATGTTTTCTGCGCTTTATAAAAAAAAGGGAGTCTATGAGTTTGCAGACTCCCTTAAAAAAGCAATGACTGAGAATGAAAATATATGGGGAGTTTTTGGCGGAGGCATCAAAGATAATGTTAAAGAAGAAATTTTATCAGGTTTTCAAAAAGATCTTAGAAATAAAATTATATTTACGGGCTTTAGAAAAGATGTCGCCAATATCATAAAAGGAATTGAAATTTTTGTATTTCCATCCCATACTGAAGGGCTACCCACTGCACTTCTTGAGGCTATGGCGCTCTCTAGGCCTATTGTTGCATTTGATATAGAACCTATGAATTTACTGCTTAAAGATAGAGGTGTTTGCGTAAAATTCAAAGATACGGATGCGCTTACTAAAGCAATTAATTTATATACAAAAGACAAAAATCTAGCAAAGCAAAACGGAAAAAATGCCTCTATGTTTGTAAAGCAAAATTATGACATCCAAACGGCAAAAGATAATATAAAAAAATTTTTGGAGAGCCTATGA
- the rfaQ gene encoding putative lipopolysaccharide heptosyltransferase III, with protein sequence MKKEKRLKILIMKFRNIGDVLLTTPLIENLRYHFPGADIDFALNKGCEAMIEGNPNIRKIHIYDRTKVQNSSFFKKVITELKYIHAIKKEKYDIAVQTTTGDRGIIIAKYAKIKKIVGYEGKNKTLNRLITHKVPKIDTPKHMVEINLDALRALGFEPKTKRVSIEFDENLISHLKLPEIFVHMHITSRWMFKCINDEVAAQIIDYCQNELKVQVVLTSDDNETELKKLESVLKICKSAPLNLGGKLNLKQVAALSKKSALYVGVDTAIMHIAVANDTPCIAFFGPSNAQIWAPWDNEAQQSYEKARGNQGMGKHYVFQKDWECVACQKDGCNGSKISNCLVEFDAQEIEEIKSKIKEKLNEHTAH encoded by the coding sequence ATGAAAAAAGAAAAAAGACTTAAAATTTTAATTATGAAATTTAGAAATATCGGAGATGTGTTATTAACCACTCCGTTGATTGAAAATTTGCGTTATCATTTTCCAGGTGCCGATATTGATTTCGCACTAAATAAAGGCTGCGAAGCTATGATAGAAGGAAATCCTAATATCCGTAAAATCCATATCTACGATAGGACAAAGGTGCAAAATTCAAGCTTTTTTAAAAAAGTGATAACAGAACTAAAATACATACACGCCATAAAAAAAGAAAAATACGATATCGCCGTGCAAACCACAACAGGCGATCGCGGTATCATCATAGCAAAATACGCCAAAATTAAAAAAATCGTAGGATATGAAGGCAAAAACAAAACACTAAATAGACTAATTACCCATAAAGTACCTAAAATAGATACTCCAAAGCATATGGTTGAGATAAATTTAGACGCTCTTAGAGCCCTTGGGTTTGAGCCTAAAACAAAGCGAGTTAGTATAGAATTTGATGAAAATTTGATATCTCATCTTAAGCTTCCGGAAATTTTCGTGCATATGCATATAACTAGTAGATGGATGTTTAAATGCATAAACGATGAGGTTGCAGCACAGATAATCGACTACTGTCAAAACGAGCTTAAAGTGCAAGTTGTGCTAACAAGCGACGATAACGAAACGGAGTTAAAAAAACTAGAAAGCGTGCTTAAAATTTGCAAATCCGCTCCTTTAAATTTAGGAGGCAAATTAAATTTAAAGCAAGTTGCAGCTCTTAGTAAAAAATCAGCCCTTTATGTCGGCGTAGATACGGCTATCATGCATATAGCAGTCGCGAACGATACGCCTTGCATCGCTTTTTTTGGACCGAGCAATGCGCAAATTTGGGCTCCTTGGGACAATGAAGCGCAGCAAAGCTATGAAAAAGCAAGAGGCAATCAAGGCATGGGCAAACACTATGTGTTTCAAAAAGATTGGGAGTGTGTGGCCTGTCAAAAAGACGGCTGCAACGGCTCAAAAATAAGTAATTGTCTAGTCGAATTTGACGCTCAAGAGATAGAAGAAATAAAATCAAAAATTAAAGAAAAACTAAATGAACATACTGCACACTGA
- a CDS encoding glycosyltransferase family 2 protein yields the protein MLSVVILTFNSEKYLKEVLQSASFADEIIVLDSGSSDKTEQICKQFENVKFQHQSWLGFGKQKRAAIEFASNDWVFALDSDEVIMPLLKDEILSVLKEPKFDAYKVARLNLFFGKEVRSMGLYPDFTVRLFNKNKANFNDKEVHEKVVVNGNTGELKNLLKHYAYESIEQFIAKQNRYSSLGAKKSKFKAIFNPTWTFFRLFILKKGFMDGWRGYVIAKLYAQYTFWKYIK from the coding sequence ATGCTAAGCGTCGTGATCTTAACTTTTAACAGCGAAAAATACTTAAAAGAAGTTTTACAAAGTGCGAGTTTTGCGGATGAGATCATAGTGCTTGATAGCGGCTCAAGCGATAAAACCGAGCAAATTTGCAAGCAGTTTGAAAATGTCAAATTTCAGCATCAAAGCTGGCTTGGATTTGGCAAGCAAAAGCGCGCTGCAATAGAGTTTGCAAGTAACGACTGGGTGTTTGCTCTTGATAGCGATGAGGTTATAATGCCTTTACTAAAAGATGAAATTTTATCCGTGCTTAAAGAGCCCAAATTTGATGCTTACAAAGTAGCTAGGCTAAATTTGTTCTTTGGTAAAGAGGTGCGAAGTATGGGGCTTTATCCTGATTTTACCGTCAGGCTTTTTAACAAAAATAAAGCAAATTTCAATGACAAAGAGGTGCATGAAAAGGTGGTTGTAAACGGCAATACCGGAGAATTAAAAAATCTGCTAAAGCACTACGCCTACGAGAGTATAGAGCAGTTTATCGCCAAACAAAATCGCTACTCTAGCCTTGGCGCCAAAAAAAGCAAATTTAAAGCGATTTTTAATCCCACCTGGACGTTTTTTAGGCTTTTTATCCTAAAAAAAGGCTTCATGGACGGTTGGCGCGGATACGTAATCGCAAAACTTTACGCTCAATACACATTTTGGAAATATATAAAATGA
- a CDS encoding lipid A biosynthesis lauroyl acyltransferase: MRDFGYVCLYLFFKFMIFILPDFILNQILNFIAFLFYKFDKKHTKIIRANLNFAYGSEINKQVCEEIIQNTYKNYAKFAINFIKNQDTTKQKVLDKVSFKNVEIFENASNANRPIIVQTAHYGEWELFALAMAAKFGKAAVVGRELDSPAMQKILAKNRTQFDILMIDKTGGAKQIIKSIKEHRPVGILVDQNTAKSDGIEVNFFGKKVLHTPAASILAQKTGAIIIPAFIRTQDKNKSEICFFEPIDVKEFDKEEAVLKATQAQADATEKFIREKPDEYFWFHKRFKHFNEEIYRC, translated from the coding sequence ATGCGTGATTTTGGCTATGTTTGCTTATATCTGTTTTTTAAATTTATGATTTTTATCCTGCCTGATTTTATACTAAATCAGATTTTAAATTTTATTGCGTTTTTATTTTATAAATTTGACAAAAAGCACACTAAAATCATAAGGGCCAATCTAAATTTCGCCTACGGAAGCGAGATTAACAAGCAAGTTTGCGAAGAGATCATTCAAAACACGTATAAAAATTACGCGAAATTCGCCATAAATTTCATCAAAAATCAAGACACGACAAAACAAAAAGTTTTAGATAAAGTTAGCTTTAAAAATGTTGAAATTTTTGAAAACGCATCAAATGCAAATCGCCCGATAATAGTTCAAACCGCGCATTACGGCGAATGGGAGCTTTTTGCTCTTGCGATGGCTGCTAAATTTGGAAAAGCCGCGGTCGTAGGAAGAGAACTTGATAGCCCGGCAATGCAAAAAATTTTAGCCAAAAATCGCACGCAATTTGATATACTCATGATCGATAAAACAGGTGGGGCAAAGCAGATCATAAAAAGCATTAAAGAGCACAGACCTGTTGGGATTTTAGTTGATCAAAACACTGCAAAAAGTGACGGCATAGAAGTAAATTTCTTTGGCAAAAAAGTTCTTCATACGCCTGCGGCAAGCATTTTAGCCCAAAAAACTGGTGCGATTATCATCCCTGCCTTTATAAGAACGCAAGATAAAAACAAAAGCGAAATTTGCTTTTTTGAGCCGATTGACGTTAAGGAATTTGATAAAGAAGAGGCCGTTTTAAAAGCCACGCAAGCCCAAGCGGATGCGACAGAAAAATTTATAAGAGAAAAGCCTGATGAGTATTTTTGGTTTCATAAGCGATTTAAGCATTTTAACGAGGAAATTTATAGATGCTAA